In Haliaeetus albicilla chromosome 31, bHalAlb1.1, whole genome shotgun sequence, the genomic window gtacctacagacagcactgaacgagaaagcaaggcctggagttactaggaacccattaaggagaccaattactatctttcaagcatgaacttaagtcctacaacttctacaataatcaaaccacccactacttaaccttcctcccagtcagaaatactgtcctgcaacaggccTGAGGGGGACGCTTGCTACCCACAACGTTGGggaccaggtagactgggacaaggtggactctcctccccaggaccaagcgGGTTAAAACCACACGCTAGAtttaagcaaggacttttccgagcagcactagcacagtttgaagcccatcattccctgaagggctctgacttctgcaccatgcaaatgcccctggaccccatggccgcggcgcgaggaagcagtggctcggggcacttacggtcaccgtgaggttttcccaggcgatgccagacacgttgatcttgttgctcgcccagaaacgcagcgtttcgttgctgggatgggtcggtgcctcacacttacagctggcaggagagaagccaagacaggggtaagggaaaggcgatggaggtgcagcccggagctcctgccaaggggcagcagctttctcagggggaaaaaaaacccactagtagctggtgaggaagtccagcttgctgtgcatgtgcacagggtaggtgtctcgcaggtgactcagcttctccagagcctcgtagatgaagatgatgcagatgagggaggcaaaggcttcttccgtgaagcgggtgacgtagcacaccaaacagctggcgtcggtggccaccagcactatgcacaagaaggcggtccacagcccaatgcacgcccgcagagacagataggagagcgtgtactccctgggaaagcaaaatgaaacaaaggctggaaaggccagcaagaggccctgagccatgcctgccttcggggaaagcggggagcaattttggagcgtgtcaaggctgcggatgggaaatgcagtttccacGTACTACTAcagagagcctcggggctgtggtgcagggggtagacccacaggaggagaggccaattatttagttaccactgtttaacaaggatcttgtgttaacaccttggaggctgcttgaggtcaggtccctcttgggccaggtggtgttctcccacatcaccctgacgccctaacactgaaaccagctgggtttgcacccagtcacctgctgccagcaagctggggcttaataataaaccttatggcaacaagggtggtttatctcccaccaaagccatcgcaacaaaaggactgtcactaaaatctagcaactacccctaagaaaaagaaaagaaaagcatcttttctccatcactgcccccttctgaaggctctcacagcacccagctgcggcagccagccttacttgcagaacTTGTAGAGGATCTTCTCAAACACGAGGACGGGTCCGGtgctgccgaggatggtgagaggttggccggcaaagaggcaatacaccacgccggccatggacgcgcccagcagcgactccatggcactctgtccggggaagagaggcagccgtgagtaaataaagcgttagggagaaacaaaaaccaaagccaattcactgcagcaaggactttggcctgagtttgatcctcccccatgccccccaacagagagaggtgctcactatgtggccattggtcgcctcccccagcagtcccccaaaggtgatgacaggggacatgcaggcacagtagaggaagaggaaggacgccaggcactgcaggctcagaccatcccggaagtcgctccagaaccacggggctttccgcttcacgtccaggctcaaacctccaaagagcctgcaggaaggaaaaagaagagagtctgttctcttggaggaacacgttgactttgctttgctgcagaagggcaatcacaagcacagagtaactttcgtggctaaaaagaagcaccctccttcatcccaaatcaaggaaacctgcatgcaatggtgatggctggggctgagcccagccgcccagatctcccccctgcccagcccaggggaccaagctggcaatgtggagccccttcactgaaccagctaaccccaaagacctgctagaagggaaggtgcctgctcagatttgagaggcaaacagaagaaaaaaacccaaactgttaaagctcccaccttcccgtccgctgcagttcagggccactgtgtttctccagcatgctgtgagaagcactgtcatcaagagctcctggcatcttccttttttcctgttaaaatggaagtaagataaagctatggacttgTAACCACTGGCTTGTTTTGCgtctggtctggctctgtgactgtgtcagagtgggaccttgtgaatttgggcccctgaacagcatccccagccgtcctgcccgtccccctcgcgcctcccacctgcgaagggacgtttttcgggggctcgattcggatcgatggatcccactctcctggcggcaagaccgtgacctgatccagaaactcgtcgatgccagccacgaggtcagccccgttctcggctttataggcaacgtcacggaaaacctgccaatagaagacaacctggtgagaggacaacccagctcggatgtcctaaccagtgcaataaGCTCTTGGCTAAACGCAaggctttctccccaaaatttcctgctggaaagggcaggaaatattcccccaaaaggaaaaatctgtgcatcggggcatttgtaatcatctcccccacgaggcccccgtcccccatggcacaccatacccttctgcttaaagagcaagagaagttttactggccctggcaatgccaccactggggacagcgtgctggggaacccggcgagaaggatgaggtgcaggatgcaccccgggtgggatttcagcctccaggatgtggggtgatgcaaagctgcgtgtttgctttggggtgagaaagagggctgggctatttggagagctgcgggcagctgggacagcaaatcctcttcctcactacttcagagacagggagagctgaagaaaggcaaaaatgacccggagctatctcatcttgtcgcacctcatccgtcatgatagtggccatggacctgccgatctcatggtactgatgggcttttccttctggtccaagcaaaacaaacaggaacctgggcaagaaaaacaaaatgagagagagaagaaggtgtccttgctccaagagcacccaaggaaagccctggcagctcccagcccagagcgtggctcaagacgggacacgtaggctcagcgacgccgcgatgaatttgaaattcttcaaaaccgacggcaaatttaatttgggggccaactttcattacaattggccaatgggtttaaaagctacagcagggaatggagaaacgaaggcgaggagatgtgggtgggggaaacgtgcttgctccccctcccactagccttgttcccttgggacaccaaactgatgcctgcaacttgatgtttggttgggtgtcttttttacggaaaaaatttgcgcttctcattcgcaccttgttgggatgggaacttccgtcatgcctgagaggaggacagccgggctcaggcggacaaatgccacgatgggctggtgaaggaaatccagctctcctacgagcacgttggatgcttcagccccggtggggattttcttcatgaagtgcagctccgcctgggcacgacaagcgattttcaggcaattaccccaaaagcaaagcccacagcactctgcagcacactctgcagccaagtttgcaagagcaaatctggccctaaaggcgtaagaaagctacgagtgtctcaccttgcttaaatccattgctccgctctcagggttcaccccatctttagcttccgcagcggtgggagaaggacaaggggtgattgtttgggctggtaggaaaaagaaagacactcagaaagatggacaaggagcaactgggacgcttctcctttgcccggacaagtctaatggggccacagccctgcagaaaccctcacctggcttgtagaggaggtgcaggtctgactgcctcttgctcacatcagcaaacgagcagacagcggggagaagggtggttgtcttctcgttctgatggtggtgcttcctcaaaaggacttctcgaacTCGCGCCCGCGTGTGCTCGTCAAACtccgtggactgttcttgctgggccaggatcatatctgaggatggcaaagggaaacaaagccatcagagcagaaaccccaacaagtcccgacccccaaagcccccagggaaggctgtgccacacaggctgtaccctaatgccggctcagccttgcatagcaaggctttttaataatgttcagcctttgcagcgaaaacgagaattttcttttgctaagaaacatcacccaagtgcttattcatcattccgctaagataaatatttcccattctaaagaacgcaattttcttgcccgacctggcctttctgactctacacgtttacccaaattataagcaatctatagcacagacgttcccagagtttcccgtgctgatcgagtgcaatttgccgagcccagggagaaacgtgctaagaacggctccgacttctccagcccttgaaagggctgaatggagacctgccgccagtcaaagataacttctccaaagcggcttttgcaattaacttcaagtatcttccccacagaaatacactgcttggtcatcgccagataaactctgccttaaaactcttaaaagctggatgttaaggcaaaagtaaaaaaaagaatgcgaggaaacagcttgtaagaaatagttcctttaaggaggttcagctcttacgcagactccgtatttctaagagcagcctgctaagccctgacacacgctcctttttggctgcagaatattctctagtggcttctccaaccccacagactgctttcaaaaggaccccgtattggaataaaaaaacgGTGCGATGTTGCACgcccagtctacatccaaaaacagctcatgagaaaaacacagtggcacttctggaaaaggacgtgccattggggcagggtttgatttgggagtgaagagcaCCGTGGCGAGCTGAGCTCGGCTgttcccggagggatgcagcgcccacggtacctgcaatctcttcgatgttgttggcacaaatgtccagcagcaccgaccccttgctgatgcagctcctcagctcggagaggctgtgcaaggacagcgtgccaacgtagggcttgctccagcgctcgccgccgtcttccacgtcctcctcaaacttcagccacctgcggacatcgggtgcgatcagccccattgcaagaaaacagccccagctctgcaacccctttgacagagccacggggtggcaagaggacaaggctcctcgtgccgccacctgcagctgcaaaagcttcgcgtcctggagaggagaaagcagagcccacgggcgctgccggtgcggggactcctctcccaccgcagccaagcagcggggatttaccttgccgtttccttccactcggcatctcggccctcttttacgcagatctcatccagctcggagaacaagtggtgagggacgtgctgctcgtcctccttggtcctgagaatgaactgcacccgctgggacggggagcctgggggcagaaggcaaagacccatcccGTTACCGCGCCTGAACACAGCTCGTCACGCTCAcgtgcaaagtggccatcagcaccagtgcagccataaacactgggctggcccctctcccctgcgtctgtctgggcttgcacacagccgtggagaaggagaagcatctagtccacctctgcataaggatgggctgctttccttccccacattgccatttttaaagccaggatccctctaaggaagacgagcctaaacccattaggcatttaactgcattaaaaaaaaaaaaaaaaaaaaaaaagtaaaacttaggaaaaagagGGCGTTGCACAATAAGGCCACTACTTTCcctcggaagaacagcaactcactcaaactagccacggggacctgcttgcagaaggccccagcgcccacgctgcccccaggagtttagcgaatgccgcggtgggacttacagtggtagccctgctccgtcggggcagagtccttctcccgttccccttcccgatgcttctggctgtggcgtcggtgatgccggtggctctgcctaaccagtggcATCCGCGCGCCCACGTACAGGGTCCGGTGGCCTGCGAAAAAGCAGcgttttttgcagcactctcggcattgcggcaatggttgaggtggccggtgccttgctaagccacggttaaatcccaggagcaacgCCAGCTtcccttaatgttattttcactggacctccttttttccaagcctattttactcgagctttgcaacagcacagcaacaacaagtgTTGGCTCCGGGTCATCTAAAAGTGCCCCCAGAGTAtcggacctcttctcaaattccagcttcggctggacaacactcagacttgctcattaagcagcaacacaagctaattcttttcaaaatcgcTGTATGGCACGAGGCGACAAGAGACGATCAAATCAGTCCCAtcgtaatgaactccagaacagaaaaagaaaatcacagccccgcatctgcagccctgaaatgattctcctgacatgattctcctgacctctccaagccaggagcagcctctgcgagaAAAAAAGCCGTGAATTATCGAGCCCCATGGCTACAACTCACACCGTGGCCTCCCGGGGGGCTTCTTCCCTCCGTTTAAAAagccgtaatagtaaaaaacgtgacaataactgtgctgctttattgagaagcgcggcacgttttgctgcacatgatgtgacacccaacaaggcacacaggagagactttgtgcaatgggaaaacgcactgggctggtggctcctctaccaggatctcagcagagactcaccttccaactcctccttctcatagcgaacactgacagcgttgctccttcttccccggtcaatcactgcctcctcgtcatgtctctgtttagcaacgacaagaagggaaaagttggggctgggggtggagagctcccttacgtcctcccagccatcatccacccctgcgtccacgcgagtccacgagccatcacgcctctgcgtgcctcctcctccttcaggcacagccctaaaaccacggacttgtaggaggtttttcttcccatacgcaaataaaacagcccataacatcacctgtactgTATACCACGAGAGTCTGGACGTATTtaatacagcaggagagggatgagtgtttcagaccaaacaaacccacctcctgctttgatcttgaggttcctgtctaaaaaagtgatttccaaactggaaaaaaaaaaaccaacccacaaaactgcacttttgagccccggccgtgctacctgtaactcttccagaagtgtcattttgtaacCCCCGTTGGGGTTCATCCTCacgtcagtcactgggttttggggacaactgaacctccaggtcagtcagggggcccgattccccagggactgatggagtagccctcacgggaggagctaagtggcacccagtgtgcaccaactccagagacacaatagggaccattatgaaatcacaagctatgatgcggatccaggcagctacttaaagccacgcacccctagacccttcccgcttggaaaacttagtgcctggggagaagccagctctgctttgagcaaaaactctccagaacagagaaacttcctgcatgagaggtatcaggctcaaaagtgtgcagaaggaaaacccttcacaggctcgttcgccctcctgagaagcaaagcccattagcagcagcatgttttctctctttttctttctaacagtagagctgaagctctagcatcctgaggataacaggaggtacaaatacggtagggaaaaagaatatcttactggatcaatgggtagattcagaaaaaaaccctgctacacagtagtttatccTGACTGCTAGCTAGAACCGAGAGACTGCTTTCTCCACCTGGTTCCGGTGGAACGTACTACCCGTCTAggacggctgcatctgaggaacaagaattagttatctgcaatacaaggaataacaatgagtcattttgtgtcatgatattcatcagactgcacagagaaacaagagacaaatgcatttgaataaccatgtcttgtgttacgttttaaccacttaacattccatgagaaataccccaagagctcaagaagaaagagcagaaagacaggagacaggtgaaagcctagagcaccagctagacggaatgaaagaccctcttccttctctgaagcttcagcaaggcttccttcacctgcttgttcctccgactgtaaatgacggggttcaaactggggctgacgagactgcagaaaagggaaagaactttctccctcccagaggagttaccgctcccgggccccgcgtacatgaagatggcgtttccataaaagacacccaccacggtcgggtgggagccacacgtggacaaggtttcgtgccatcctggcacagagcggatgcgcagatcggtggccggggtgtccagggaggaaatcaggattaaggctaaaggcaagaggaagaagcacacacaaatagcaaagatcaggactttattggcaggagcggcagtgcaggccagctttaagacagcaagaacttcacaggagaagtggacaacctcgcaggggccgcagaaaggcaggtgtaaagccagagaggcttgcagtgtaccaaatacgaacgccaaagcccacaaaactgtggcaagggtgaggcgcagcctccagatcatgatgagggcatagcgcggggggcggcagattgccacgtagcgaacatgagacatcacggccagcagcacgcacgctgtaagtgcaaagattaaataaagatggatctgtgccccacacccagcaacggagagggttctgccttgtccaaggaggctccttagcatacgggggacattgctggaggtgtagcagatgtccccgatggagaagtggcagaggaagaagtacatggggctgtggaggcagtagtccaggcagataagcagaaagacaagtgcgtttcccatcagagtggcagagcagagggcagagaaaaggccaaagaggcagcgctgcagggctggggtgctgcagaaccccaggaggacgaattctgtgacagtcgtttcattctgcacgctgtgctggaggtgaggcagcacaaactgcgaccacggaggtctggaagcgaaggagcaaggaaaaggaaacaaaaaggagagttttcctaagaatgttgtgtccttctttactctttacgctgcagctcccttctccctgtttttccctctgactccagtgaaaggtgcgtaccaccctccccatgctgagcgacgcacatctgaattgcaagctccaatctctctgcaaactttgagcagtttgaccaatctcgcacaactttgctgcctagcttgcccttgaagtccttcttttcctgggttgggtttgggttttttttgcagggggtggggaggggcagggtgtggtgtcgctgttggagaagataagatgatgaagattgcaggtgtcgattaaggtgaagtcagaacaatttaaaatagctgctttgaagttaaGTCCAtgttaaaaggaatgcacagttcacagaataattccagttttaccattaaaccaaccagcgtttccaagccactgctgtgtcctctttaccttcgtgaaatgcattcctattgaatcctgcagttgcttgatccaactccccttcccagcagggaggctactgcaggcccgggaaggtcaggcagaacgtcaccttggttcctgctgtgcagctgctcgccgttaccagtttcgcagggtgctggtcaaggtccctgggcatcccctggcacttgtctccacgcggctctctggtctccaagatcttccgccacttccaggatatttcctccagccaggatcttcaccttttccttcctgggtccctttcttctcttcaagatcccttcttcttgctgggaacccttctttttgccaccacctcttctttctggaaccccacgcccccacttttcccaatctaagttgtctatgtgagcagtacgaggcctgatcagcctccgaattaaggcttctggctcctagctctttATTAACTGTAGGACtcgggacatgccacttttgcttattccaggtgttacccaaatttacaaccagcccacgctggctgcgtgtagcaagaagcaggcttctgcttgacagctcagaattcagtttcagacattcacacgcacagaccttgccacacacgtgcaccccgtcacgtcttgcctggtaaccttcacagtttgagccagttttttgtctacggccgggcttcagaggcagggcatggccacagaagcgcatcccccccgtcagtctgtgacctgagcaagggagagtcaatacttgtctggtgagcctcatacccaggcaatgtgggcgatccctctcctgcgacagccctggcaaaagccacagcagggtgctcccttgcctctgcctaggtcactggggttcccctgcctgccattgctcctttgtcctcctctgtgtttgtggagatgaaccttcaaccacacaacctaacacctacaacgccgggaaaaagagaggctgcagagggtccagcggggaaggtcgccgatgtaaaatgctctttgtgagaggcagcacacccagctcacctccttgctcctgagctgctctatcggaagcactgcgtgcaggacgctctgctcaacaggctgtgtctgtctctgactgccttgtccttgctacagcaccgtgtgctgggggaacgccacggagagcaaggaggacgctctttccccaggagcaacggagggtgctcagccgagtgctgctgcaggggccaaggtggagcaggcaggcagggaggggaaggcaggaacgagggagctgggagtaaccggccagtctgggagatgcccgagaggctcgagaaccctgtaagcacaggacaagcttagaggaggaggttcaacgtgaggccctgtgcttaaccatcccctccagatctggaccttctctgcttcccgagttaccgtgcagtttaacagcctggtgcagagatcctgactgggagatcactgtacctccaggagttagggatccacctaacagttaacctgagcgggtgcaggtctgtgccgcgctgtacctacagcgtggccttcaggctgtgtccctacacatgtcccttggccgcaggataaacggagctggttgactgtaacagaggagcctccaggcagctcctgcttggtaccagcgattacgccacctgcgcggccctgccgttatctaaagtacagcaagaagtccgcgcgtgaacatcctttacgcatagagttgttttcttctaagaaaagttgtataacaccgtgaatgaccaaaaggaggaacttctccacaggcaggatctgtacagtgtgccaagggaaaatccatctggggtctgcccaatgctgcatgaacgcagggtccccagcgtctgaagggacctaagatttacttgctacctagatgcctcttcttgctgcctgtacgccttcttcctggctacctcgcctcccaagatcttgcccaccccccgcctactggggagggggggaatgttagagagacagcctcgatgctgtgccagcactgctcagccatggccaaaacactgctgtgttatcaacagctttctagctaccagtacagagcacagcactacgagggctgctgtggggtaaaggaactccaactcagccagacccaatacagaagggaagtggaggaacaacagagggggcagcccagggacacagagccccaggtctcatctggccactcctgtgaccatacggtgtattcaaaatcaaatacctgaagtgctcccttagatgcagtttacagccaggggacaagaaggtggcagttctgcattttgcagcttccaggctgatggcagagccaaagcaaaaaaaaaaagaaaccaaaccaaaccaaaccaagagaggtaaaactggagcgcagggagcaaatgcttttctttcaccttaggccaactgctcagacgctctctatgctgccctgccacagagggcatccctctcgtaccagtaagagacataagagtgaattaaagccaggaccccaaaccagaacaaaaacccggtcgtgatgaagaagaaagtggagaatgcatcaaatataacagaaaattattttggacgttcccagtttacatttggaaaaaagagaaaaaaaaaaagaagaggaattaggtattaaaagagcagcactgaatgataaagcagtagcagtccctctaccactacaaacccacacccccacatgcacgtacgcacgcagacttaacaccaccaaactcccattgactgtgacgttcacctcagcttgctggtctagagatactgaatgcctgaagcacaccaaggataactgaaaacgtctgcatggctttaatgggaatcctccaactgaaacaaagcgctttctccctccgtctccgttggcacatccccaagtcacgctctcactcctctccttcaaagtcaagattcctaaacgtgaaaagcgggagtggggaaaggcgaagggaagagaaa contains:
- the LOC138683146 gene encoding electroneutral sodium bicarbonate exchanger 1-like, translated to MLWAVLFAYGKKNLLQVRGFRAVPEGGGGTQRRDGSWTRVDAGVDDGWEDVRELSTPSPNFSLLVVAKQRHDEEAVIDRGRRSNAVSVRYEKEELEGHRTLYVGARMPLVRQSHRHHRRHSQKHREGEREKDSAPTEQGYHCKSHRSPSQRVQFILRTKEDEQHVPHHLFSELDEICVKEGRDAEWKETARWLKFEEDVEDGGERWSKPYVGTLSLHSLSELRSCISKGSVLLDICANNIEEIADMILAQQEQSTEFDEHTRARVREVLLRKHHHQNEKTTTLLPAVCSFADVSKRQSDLHLLYKPAQTITPCPSPTAAEAKDGVNPESGAMDLSKAELHFMKKIPTGAEASNVLVGELDFLHQPIVAFVRLSPAVLLSGMTEVPIPTRFLFVLLGPEGKAHQYHEIGRSMATIMTDEVFRDVAYKAENGADLVAGIDEFLDQVTVLPPGEWDPSIRIEPPKNVPSQEKRKMPGALDDSASHSMLEKHSGPELQRTGRLFGGLSLDVKRKAPWFWSDFRDGLSLQCLASFLFLYCACMSPVITFGGLLGEATNGHISAMESLLGASMAGVVYCLFAGQPLTILGSTGPVLVFEKILYKFCKEYTLSYLSLRACIGLWTAFLCIVLVATDASCLVCYVTRFTEEAFASLICIIFIYEALEKLSHLRDTYPVHMHSKLDFLTSYYCKCEAPTHPSNETLRFWASNKINVSGIAWENLTVTECRYLRGEFQGPACGRDGPYTPDVFLWCCILFFATFALSSFLKKFKTSHYFPTRVRSTVSDFAVFLTIVIMVLLDFVVGIPSPKLQVPHAFKPTRDDRGWFINPIGPNPWWTVLAALVPALLCTILIFMDQQISAVIVNRKEHKLKKGCGYHLDLFVVAVMLGVCSVMGLPWFVAATVLSITHVNSLKVESDCSAPGEQPKFLGIREQRVTGLLIFVLMGCSVFFTSVLKFIPMPVLYGVFLYMGVSSLRGIQFFDRLKLFWMPAKHQPDFIYLRHVPLRKVHLFTVIQLTCLVLLWTIKVSRAAIIFPMMVLALVFVRKVMDFCFSKRELGFLDDLMPERKKKLDDARNEAGESEIIILDEMSQTTVWKAL